From Martelella sp. AD-3, a single genomic window includes:
- a CDS encoding IS481 family transposase: MNIHKNARLTPLRREEMAVAVLSGALTKAQAALVYAVSHKIVSRWVERFRKGGRAAMADRSSRPRSSPRQTDAILCERIAALRRQRLTGRHIAMETGVSPATVSRVLKRVGLSRMKDIAPAEPVVRYEYDEPGGLIHLDIKRLGRFNRVGHRITGDRTGQSNSRGIGWEYVHVCIDDASRIAFTDILPNEKAESAVAFLKAAVAYYQSLGITVKRVMTDNGSCYIAGDFAKACKALHLKHIRTKPYTPKTNGKAERFIQTALREWAYARAYPSSEHRKRHLPNWNHMYNWHRPHGGIKSKTPISRLGMNRDNLLRLHI, from the coding sequence ATGAACATTCACAAGAATGCCCGACTGACCCCGCTGCGTCGAGAGGAGATGGCTGTTGCCGTTCTGTCTGGCGCGCTCACGAAAGCGCAGGCGGCTTTAGTCTATGCCGTTTCCCACAAGATCGTGTCTCGTTGGGTCGAGCGCTTCAGAAAGGGTGGACGCGCTGCAATGGCTGACCGGTCGTCGCGGCCCAGAAGCAGTCCCCGGCAGACCGATGCCATCTTGTGCGAGCGCATTGCCGCCCTTCGTCGTCAGCGCCTGACCGGCAGGCACATCGCCATGGAGACAGGCGTGTCACCGGCCACCGTCAGCCGCGTTCTCAAGCGGGTCGGTTTGTCCCGGATGAAGGACATTGCTCCAGCCGAACCGGTCGTGCGTTACGAATATGACGAGCCGGGCGGCCTGATCCATCTCGACATCAAGCGCCTTGGCCGCTTTAATCGCGTCGGCCACCGCATCACAGGTGACAGGACCGGCCAGAGCAATTCACGCGGCATCGGCTGGGAATATGTGCATGTGTGTATCGACGATGCATCCCGGATCGCATTCACTGACATCTTGCCCAACGAGAAGGCTGAAAGCGCCGTCGCATTTCTCAAGGCGGCAGTCGCCTATTATCAAAGCCTCGGCATCACGGTGAAGCGGGTCATGACCGACAATGGCTCGTGCTACATTGCCGGGGATTTCGCGAAAGCCTGCAAGGCGCTCCATCTGAAACATATTCGTACCAAACCTTACACGCCAAAGACAAACGGCAAGGCCGAGCGCTTCATCCAGACAGCATTGCGCGAATGGGCCTATGCGCGCGCCTATCCATCCTCAGAGCACCGAAAACGGCATCTGCCGAACTGGAACCACATGTACAATTGGCACCGTCCGCATGGCGGCATAAAGTCAAAAACACCGATCAGTCGACTCGGCATGAACCGAGACAACCTCTTGAGGCTCCACATCTAG
- a CDS encoding serine hydrolase: MSQFRASRRHFLATVSLASASLALLSAPALADMLPPSRTPGVPVPPGQIDAAVAALDGIVEDIKAHSGVPGLAVAVVHGGETVYAKGFGTRGGEGDLPVTPDTVFQLASLSKSVGATAVARQVSRGVVSWDSRMRDLLPWFSLSDAAVTERLTIGDLYSHRSGLPDHAGDELEDLGFDRRTILERLRLQPLSPFRTSYAYTNFGLTAAAEAVAEASGMTWSELTEEALFQPLGMTETSARFDDFMARENRATPHAKTPDGFQALYQREPDAQSPAGGVSSTANDMTKWMKMVLADGGDLIRPEALQPAISPQSFSSRPRSPDERAGFYGYGFGVGTDPSGRVVLSHSGAFILGAATYFALIPSLDVGIVVLSNAAPVGAVEAIGASFTDMVQTGSVTRDWFSGYEALFAGLYTPLGETAGMPFPQAAAAAAPASYLIGRYSHPYFGTVEVVEDAADGLVLLAGPEPKAFPLMPWDGAMMVFDIENENAPAGSRSAATFSGGQDKAETLEVELFVMNGPARFERV, translated from the coding sequence ATGTCACAGTTCAGGGCTTCGCGCCGCCATTTCCTGGCAACGGTTTCGCTGGCTTCCGCTTCGCTGGCCTTGCTCTCGGCTCCGGCACTTGCCGATATGCTGCCGCCGTCACGCACGCCAGGCGTCCCGGTTCCGCCCGGACAGATCGACGCGGCCGTGGCGGCGCTTGACGGCATCGTCGAAGACATCAAGGCTCACAGCGGCGTGCCCGGCCTTGCCGTCGCCGTGGTTCACGGCGGCGAGACCGTCTATGCAAAGGGCTTCGGCACGCGCGGCGGCGAGGGCGACCTGCCCGTGACGCCCGATACCGTGTTCCAGCTCGCTTCGCTGTCCAAGTCCGTCGGCGCGACGGCCGTCGCCCGTCAGGTCAGCCGCGGCGTGGTCTCCTGGGACAGCCGCATGCGGGATCTGCTGCCATGGTTTTCGCTCTCCGATGCGGCGGTGACGGAACGGCTGACGATCGGCGATCTCTACAGCCACCGCTCCGGCCTGCCGGACCATGCCGGCGATGAACTCGAGGACCTCGGCTTCGACCGCCGGACCATTCTCGAGCGGTTGAGGCTCCAGCCGCTTTCGCCCTTCCGCACCAGTTACGCCTATACCAATTTCGGCCTGACGGCGGCGGCTGAAGCTGTTGCGGAGGCTTCCGGCATGACGTGGAGCGAGCTTACGGAAGAAGCGCTGTTTCAGCCGCTTGGCATGACCGAGACCAGCGCGCGCTTTGACGATTTCATGGCGCGGGAAAACCGGGCGACGCCCCATGCCAAGACCCCGGACGGCTTTCAAGCGCTCTACCAGCGCGAGCCCGATGCCCAGTCCCCGGCGGGCGGCGTCAGCTCGACGGCCAACGACATGACAAAATGGATGAAGATGGTGCTCGCCGATGGCGGCGACCTCATCCGCCCCGAAGCCCTGCAGCCGGCGATCAGCCCGCAGAGCTTTTCCAGCAGGCCGCGCAGCCCGGATGAACGCGCGGGTTTTTACGGCTATGGCTTCGGCGTTGGCACCGACCCGAGCGGCCGGGTGGTGCTCAGCCATTCCGGCGCCTTCATTCTGGGCGCTGCCACCTATTTCGCGCTGATCCCCTCGCTCGATGTCGGGATCGTGGTGCTCTCCAACGCCGCTCCGGTGGGCGCCGTCGAGGCGATCGGCGCGAGCTTTACCGACATGGTTCAGACCGGCAGCGTGACCCGCGACTGGTTCTCAGGCTATGAGGCGCTGTTTGCCGGACTTTACACGCCGCTCGGCGAGACCGCCGGAATGCCGTTTCCCCAGGCGGCCGCGGCGGCGGCGCCCGCCAGCTATCTGATCGGTCGCTACAGCCATCCCTATTTCGGAACCGTGGAGGTGGTCGAGGACGCGGCCGACGGCCTGGTCTTGCTGGCCGGACCCGAGCCGAAGGCGTTTCCGCTGATGCCGTGGGACGGCGCAATGATGGTGTTCGATATCGAAAATGAGAACGCCCCCGCGGGCTCCCGCTCCGCCGCCACGTTTTCCGGCGGCCAGGACAAGGCGGAAACGCTGGAGGTCGAACTCTTCGTCATGAACGGACCGGCTCGGTTCGAGCGGGTATAG